One window from the genome of Dongia rigui encodes:
- a CDS encoding bifunctional 5,10-methylenetetrahydrofolate dehydrogenase/5,10-methenyltetrahydrofolate cyclohydrolase translates to MSNALLNGRQVADTMLVQTRAQVADLKANGWAPRLCSISVGDVSAVQLYVRNQKRTAEKADIQFEEVHFPAEIHQEQLLAAIHGMNADPRVTGIILQRPVPQHLSIKQLQGAIHPLKDVEGMHPASIGNIVYNELELGPCTAMASVELLRQTSLSLAGLEVVVVGHSEIVGKPIAFLLMAEGATVTVCHHMTRNLSVHSRRADALFVAVGKPGLIKAEMVKPGAAVIDIGINQITLPDGSTKVVGDVDFDSVSQIAGWITPVPGGVGPVTVAVLMRNAVIGATRQKKHYESLFGPQAQ, encoded by the coding sequence ATGTCGAATGCGTTGCTGAACGGCCGCCAGGTTGCCGATACCATGCTGGTGCAGACCCGCGCCCAAGTGGCGGATCTCAAAGCCAATGGCTGGGCACCGCGGCTGTGTTCGATCTCGGTCGGCGACGTCAGCGCCGTGCAGCTCTATGTGCGCAACCAGAAGCGCACGGCTGAAAAGGCCGACATCCAGTTCGAAGAAGTCCATTTCCCGGCCGAGATCCATCAGGAGCAGTTGCTGGCGGCGATCCACGGCATGAACGCGGATCCCCGCGTGACCGGCATCATCCTGCAGCGCCCGGTGCCGCAGCATCTGTCGATCAAGCAATTGCAGGGCGCCATCCATCCGCTCAAAGATGTCGAAGGCATGCATCCGGCCTCGATCGGCAACATTGTCTATAACGAACTGGAACTGGGGCCGTGCACGGCGATGGCCTCGGTCGAGTTGCTGCGCCAGACCAGCCTCAGCCTCGCCGGGCTTGAAGTCGTCGTCGTCGGCCATTCGGAAATCGTCGGCAAGCCCATCGCCTTCCTGCTGATGGCGGAAGGGGCCACCGTTACGGTCTGCCATCATATGACGCGGAACCTGTCGGTTCATTCGCGCCGGGCCGATGCGCTGTTCGTGGCGGTGGGGAAGCCGGGCCTCATCAAGGCCGAGATGGTGAAGCCGGGGGCTGCCGTCATCGATATCGGTATCAATCAGATCACGCTGCCGGACGGGTCGACCAAGGTGGTCGGCGATGTCGATTTCGATTCCGTGTCGCAGATTGCCGGCTGGATCACGCCGGTCCCGGGTGGTGTCGGCCCGGTGACGGTCGCGGTGCTGATGCGCAATGCGGTCATCGGCGCCACCCGCCAGAAAAAGCACTACGAGAGCCTGTTCGGCCCGCAGGCACAGTAG
- a CDS encoding TetR/AcrR family transcriptional regulator, producing the protein MKVTREKAAAHRAAIVKAAADLFRARGLGGVGVAEIMQAAGLTHGGFYGHFKSKDALAAEACTEAFTEGLQRVAADSDLANYVARYFTKAHRDRHDGGCPMVALGSEIAHQEKDVQAKFADGIAAYLAGIEDLLRRSDDGTDPVAQRAQAIATVATLVGGMILARATAETKPELSAEILETLPRVITH; encoded by the coding sequence ATGAAGGTCACGCGAGAGAAGGCAGCAGCACATCGGGCTGCGATCGTGAAAGCGGCGGCGGATTTGTTCCGCGCGCGGGGCCTGGGCGGTGTCGGTGTTGCCGAGATCATGCAGGCGGCCGGGCTCACCCATGGCGGCTTCTATGGGCATTTCAAATCGAAGGATGCGCTGGCGGCCGAGGCCTGCACGGAGGCCTTCACCGAAGGGTTGCAGCGGGTCGCCGCTGATTCAGACCTTGCCAATTATGTGGCGCGTTATTTCACCAAGGCGCATCGCGACCGGCACGACGGCGGCTGTCCCATGGTGGCGCTGGGCAGCGAGATCGCGCATCAGGAAAAGGATGTGCAGGCCAAGTTCGCCGACGGAATTGCCGCCTATCTCGCCGGGATCGAGGATTTGCTGCGGCGGAGCGATGACGGCACGGACCCGGTGGCCCAGCGTGCCCAGGCGATTGCGACGGTGGCGACGCTGGTGGGCGGTATGATCCTCGCCCGTGCGACCGCTGAAACGAAGCCCGAGCTTTCGGCCGAGATCCTCGAGACCCTGCCGCGCGTCATCACCCACTGA
- a CDS encoding carbohydrate kinase family protein, which produces MRRRKMFLSCGDALFDCFSVPTDGPATIRLDGRVGGSPLNVALGLARLGRPVGYFTKNSTDLFGRRILAFLQKEGVDTSLIVPTSRNSTLAMVELDKTGSASYAFYTGGTADRSLEQSELPAQLPAAIRAIHIGSYTTATEPTASTLVALVKRERDRRFISYDPNIRPSIEPDLDLWRARIASLVGTAHLLKLSSEDAELLFPKQSLESLAQDWTRRGVRLVIVTKGGEGAIGFTGHGVSAAVPGVHVNVVDTVGAGDTFQAATLAWLEKHDALGGAEAADLDSDALRALLSFGARAAAITCSRRGADLPFAADLKDFS; this is translated from the coding sequence TTGCGACGCCGTAAGATGTTCCTGTCCTGCGGCGACGCGCTCTTCGACTGTTTCTCCGTTCCGACCGACGGCCCGGCCACCATCCGTTTGGATGGCCGGGTCGGCGGCTCACCGCTCAATGTGGCGCTCGGCCTCGCCCGTCTCGGCCGGCCGGTCGGCTATTTCACCAAGAACTCGACCGATCTCTTCGGTCGGCGCATCCTCGCCTTCCTGCAAAAGGAAGGGGTCGATACCAGTTTGATCGTGCCGACATCCCGCAATTCGACGCTGGCGATGGTCGAACTCGACAAGACCGGCAGTGCATCCTACGCCTTCTACACCGGTGGGACCGCCGACCGATCGCTGGAACAAAGCGAATTGCCGGCACAATTGCCAGCGGCCATCCGCGCCATTCATATCGGTTCCTACACCACGGCGACCGAACCCACAGCGTCGACGCTGGTGGCCCTGGTGAAGCGCGAGCGCGACCGCCGCTTCATCTCTTATGATCCCAATATCCGCCCGTCGATCGAACCCGACCTCGATCTCTGGCGCGCCCGCATCGCGTCACTCGTCGGTACGGCGCATCTCCTGAAGCTGAGCTCAGAGGATGCCGAGCTGCTGTTCCCGAAACAGTCGCTGGAAAGCCTCGCCCAGGATTGGACCCGTCGCGGCGTGCGCCTCGTCATCGTCACCAAGGGCGGCGAGGGGGCCATCGGCTTCACCGGACATGGCGTCAGTGCCGCCGTTCCCGGTGTTCATGTCAATGTCGTCGATACGGTGGGGGCGGGCGATACGTTCCAGGCAGCGACGCTGGCCTGGCTCGAAAAGCACGACGCCCTGGGCGGTGCCGAAGCGGCCGATCTCGATTCCGACGCGCTGCGTGCGCTGCTTTCTTTCGGCGCCCGGGCTGCGGCCATCACCTGCAGCCGTCGCGGCGCCGATCTGCCGTTCGCGGCCGACCTCAAGGATTTCTCATGA
- a CDS encoding tyrosine-type recombinase/integrase translates to MSLKVCIPAGRSTYYLRGTVRAGKKSRSVYETTGIGAGEPGAATRAEEIRLRREGEIYNELLYGAAAVKTFIEAAADYADVRNRRRVAGNPALAGQPDKEIEYVIKWVNFLRARRVADIPLKEFVESSKGHLAAYFDEMHIAKGNSLSTMQREATVFCTIMNHAVAQRWISEYERPDLPEYDIAEQPVNKWLYAEEIALLIRKAPKHLKLFVAGVFATGIRGGELLFVPRRLPNYQRPDGTGISMEPGHEHIFLGFSKSKKPIFRTIPDWYAEMIRESLEKRTDSHDALFLADDGKPYKRPKKQTGFVVKTAWKAMRERAAIVIERLASQKAHQGDAAAALRLRGRAAIVRTVTPHWGRHNAASHLTMRGFSDRHVQKAGGWLSPRMLKRYQHLSPEHAKDLANELEFGMASRAKNVQIKKAG, encoded by the coding sequence ATGTCTCTCAAGGTCTGCATCCCCGCCGGTCGCTCGACGTACTACCTCCGTGGCACGGTCCGCGCAGGGAAAAAATCGCGATCCGTTTATGAGACTACAGGCATTGGCGCAGGGGAGCCCGGGGCTGCAACCCGTGCCGAGGAAATCCGCCTCCGCCGAGAAGGCGAAATCTACAATGAGCTTCTCTATGGTGCAGCAGCCGTCAAGACATTCATCGAAGCAGCGGCAGACTACGCCGATGTTCGGAATCGACGCCGCGTAGCGGGAAACCCCGCCCTTGCCGGCCAGCCAGATAAGGAAATCGAGTACGTTATCAAATGGGTCAACTTCTTGCGGGCGAGGCGGGTGGCCGACATCCCCCTCAAAGAGTTCGTCGAAAGTTCGAAGGGACACCTCGCGGCCTATTTCGATGAGATGCACATTGCGAAGGGCAATTCGCTCTCCACGATGCAACGTGAGGCAACCGTCTTTTGCACCATCATGAACCATGCCGTGGCGCAGCGGTGGATAAGCGAATACGAACGCCCCGACCTTCCCGAATACGATATTGCGGAGCAACCCGTTAATAAATGGCTCTATGCCGAGGAAATAGCGCTATTGATCCGTAAGGCGCCAAAGCATCTTAAACTGTTCGTGGCCGGCGTATTCGCGACGGGCATCCGCGGCGGAGAATTACTGTTTGTGCCTCGTCGGCTACCCAACTACCAGCGTCCGGACGGCACCGGGATCAGCATGGAGCCCGGCCATGAACATATATTTCTCGGGTTTTCAAAGTCCAAGAAGCCCATCTTTCGGACAATCCCGGACTGGTATGCCGAGATGATCCGGGAAAGCCTAGAGAAGCGGACGGATAGTCACGACGCCTTATTCCTGGCCGATGACGGCAAACCCTATAAACGTCCCAAGAAGCAGACCGGGTTCGTGGTGAAGACTGCCTGGAAAGCCATGCGGGAGCGGGCGGCGATCGTTATCGAGCGTCTGGCAAGCCAGAAGGCCCACCAGGGCGACGCGGCGGCCGCGCTGCGCCTCCGGGGTCGGGCGGCAATAGTCAGGACCGTTACGCCCCATTGGGGCCGGCATAACGCTGCCAGCCACCTGACCATGCGCGGCTTCTCGGACCGACACGTCCAGAAAGCGGGCGGTTGGCTTAGCCCCCGGATGCTTAAGCGGTACCAGCACCTTTCCCCCGAGCATGCCAAAGACCTCGCCAACGAGCTTGAGTTCGGGATGGCTTCACGTGCAAAAAACGTGCAGATAAAAAAAGCAGGATGA
- a CDS encoding C69 family dipeptidase, producing MSYGLYIGKNLTADGIAYLAGYGDEPSSHWLEIVPRAHHPAGATIHVGVTPQADLPGVMSTIPQVAETARNIRVSYSYYLGVPAPLTNGGLNEHGVAVRDIWSTSRDELIALTPKDQSGPNYSDLARIVLERARSAREGVDLIADLIARHGYADYGGNSHLIADANEAWVVIECSGGKGLWAAERLGADSVRASRPGYIGVIPIDQPNHPDFRYSPNLVSFAVEQGWFDPAAKQPFDLNKVYGDGKGRWAGVAWIEGEMTRRAARREKIGIADIFWAVRTEKLTGDTAGYGQVVPLYGKVAPELRMLWHTQVGAIAAPFAPVFMGVSEVPEEYRQHRYLTTGESARFLDLRHGDAVSIVPQGIESTRSASAVFKRLQNLVAQHDDLFRPEVTAVWEAIERKLTADYPGVVDTVQTLIDAGKPQRAAAFLTYYCRTELLAALELGETLTRSIEARTRALFGISADPVPKSAAQIW from the coding sequence ATGAGTTACGGGCTTTACATCGGCAAGAATCTGACGGCGGACGGAATCGCCTATCTTGCCGGATATGGCGATGAGCCGTCGAGCCACTGGCTGGAGATCGTACCGCGCGCGCATCATCCTGCAGGCGCCACGATCCATGTCGGTGTCACGCCACAAGCCGATCTGCCTGGCGTCATGAGCACCATCCCGCAGGTCGCCGAGACGGCGCGCAATATCCGTGTCAGCTATTCCTATTATCTCGGCGTGCCGGCGCCGCTCACCAATGGCGGCTTGAACGAGCATGGTGTTGCCGTGCGCGATATCTGGTCGACCTCGCGCGACGAACTCATCGCGCTGACGCCCAAGGACCAGAGCGGACCGAATTACAGCGACCTTGCCCGCATTGTGCTGGAGCGGGCGCGCTCGGCGCGGGAAGGCGTCGATCTCATTGCGGATCTCATCGCCCGCCATGGTTATGCGGATTATGGCGGCAATTCGCATCTCATTGCCGACGCCAATGAAGCCTGGGTCGTGATCGAATGTTCCGGCGGCAAGGGACTTTGGGCGGCGGAACGCCTGGGCGCAGACAGCGTCCGCGCCTCACGGCCCGGTTATATCGGCGTCATTCCGATTGATCAGCCGAACCATCCGGACTTCCGCTATTCGCCCAATCTGGTCTCGTTCGCGGTCGAGCAAGGCTGGTTCGATCCTGCCGCCAAGCAACCGTTCGATCTCAACAAGGTCTATGGCGACGGCAAGGGGCGCTGGGCGGGGGTTGCTTGGATCGAAGGCGAGATGACCCGGCGTGCCGCGCGGCGTGAGAAGATCGGCATCGCGGATATCTTCTGGGCCGTGCGCACCGAGAAGCTCACCGGCGATACAGCGGGCTACGGTCAGGTGGTGCCACTTTACGGGAAGGTCGCGCCCGAGCTGCGCATGCTGTGGCACACCCAGGTCGGCGCCATTGCCGCACCCTTCGCGCCAGTCTTCATGGGGGTAAGCGAGGTGCCGGAGGAATACCGCCAGCATCGCTATCTGACGACCGGGGAATCGGCACGCTTCCTCGATCTGCGTCATGGCGATGCCGTCTCCATCGTGCCACAGGGCATTGAATCAACGCGGTCGGCGAGCGCGGTCTTCAAGCGGCTGCAGAACCTCGTGGCCCAGCATGACGATCTGTTCCGGCCGGAAGTGACGGCGGTCTGGGAGGCGATCGAGCGCAAGTTGACGGCGGATTATCCGGGCGTTGTCGACACGGTGCAGACCTTGATCGATGCCGGCAAGCCGCAACGCGCCGCAGCCTTTCTCACCTATTACTGCCGCACCGAATTGCTGGCCGCCTTGGAACTGGGCGAGACCCTGACGCGCAGCATCGAAGCGCGCACACGGGCGCTCTTTGGCATCAGTGCCGATCCGGTGCCGAAATCAGCCGCGCAGATCTGGTAG
- a CDS encoding transaldolase family protein, with protein sequence MTYRLFIDSANPADWDLGLARGWLHGVTTNPLIISRAGKKVDLATAQDLVANAKKRNLHELQLQVTGHTAGELHASGAALRDLWDKVTIKIPATAAGFEAAAPLCRQGYSVTITACYTAHQTMLAASIGAKYVAPYYGRMLDAGLDADARLNAMLEISRREDVRVLVASIRSIDQLETLTARGFDTFTITAALAGQLGTDAQSDGAAADFMAAAEASLK encoded by the coding sequence ATGACTTACCGCCTCTTCATCGACAGCGCCAACCCGGCCGATTGGGATCTGGGCTTGGCTCGCGGCTGGTTGCATGGCGTCACCACCAACCCGCTCATCATCTCGCGTGCCGGCAAGAAGGTCGACCTCGCCACCGCGCAGGATCTCGTTGCCAATGCCAAGAAGCGCAATCTCCATGAACTGCAGCTGCAGGTGACCGGCCACACCGCCGGCGAGCTACATGCCAGTGGTGCCGCCTTGCGCGACCTCTGGGACAAGGTGACGATCAAGATCCCGGCGACCGCCGCCGGTTTCGAAGCCGCGGCACCGCTCTGCCGCCAGGGCTACAGCGTCACCATCACCGCCTGTTACACCGCGCATCAGACCATGCTCGCCGCCAGCATCGGTGCCAAATATGTGGCGCCCTATTACGGCCGCATGCTCGATGCCGGCCTCGATGCCGATGCGCGGTTGAATGCGATGCTCGAAATCAGCCGCCGCGAGGATGTCCGGGTGCTGGTCGCCAGCATTCGCTCGATCGACCAGTTGGAGACCCTGACGGCGCGTGGTTTCGACACCTTCACCATCACCGCGGCGCTGGCCGGTCAGCTCGGCACCGATGCCCAAAGCGACGGGGCGGCGGCCGATTTCATGGCGGCTGCCGAGGCCAGCCTGAAATAG
- a CDS encoding dihydrodipicolinate synthase family protein — protein MSSNVFAGCIPALMTPCKPDRTPDFAALVKKGQELIGLGMSAVVYCGSMGDWPLLTDEQRMEGVEKLVKAGVPVIVGTGAQNPARAAALAAHAKKVGAKGLMVIPRVLSRGPVVAAQRAHFAGILEAAVDLPAVIYNSPYYGFETKADLFFDLRTKYPHLVGFKEFGGAKSLSYAAEHITGRDKALTLMVGVDTQVVHGFVNCGAAGAITGIGNVLPKHVLHLVELSAKAAKGDAKARKQAQELDNALMVLSSFDEGPDLVLFYKYMMVLEGNPEFTLHFNASDELSASQKHYAETQLKLFKDWYANWDGKK, from the coding sequence TTGAGCAGCAATGTCTTTGCGGGCTGTATCCCGGCCTTGATGACCCCCTGCAAGCCCGACCGGACCCCGGATTTCGCGGCCCTGGTGAAGAAGGGGCAGGAACTGATCGGGCTTGGCATGTCGGCGGTGGTCTATTGCGGCTCGATGGGCGATTGGCCGCTGCTCACCGATGAGCAGCGCATGGAAGGTGTCGAAAAGCTGGTGAAGGCCGGCGTGCCGGTCATCGTCGGCACGGGTGCGCAGAACCCGGCGCGGGCGGCGGCGCTTGCGGCCCATGCCAAGAAGGTCGGCGCCAAGGGCCTGATGGTGATCCCGCGCGTGCTGTCGCGTGGGCCCGTCGTCGCGGCGCAACGCGCGCATTTTGCCGGCATCCTCGAGGCCGCCGTTGATCTGCCTGCCGTCATCTATAACAGCCCCTATTACGGCTTCGAGACCAAGGCCGATCTGTTCTTCGATCTGCGCACGAAGTATCCGCACCTCGTCGGCTTCAAGGAATTCGGCGGCGCCAAGTCGCTGAGCTATGCCGCCGAGCACATCACCGGGCGTGACAAGGCGCTGACCCTGATGGTCGGCGTCGATACGCAGGTGGTGCATGGCTTCGTCAATTGCGGTGCTGCCGGGGCCATCACCGGCATCGGCAATGTGCTGCCCAAGCACGTGCTGCATCTCGTTGAGTTGTCGGCGAAGGCGGCGAAGGGTGACGCGAAGGCGCGCAAACAGGCACAGGAACTCGACAACGCGCTGATGGTGCTCTCAAGCTTCGACGAGGGCCCCGACCTGGTGCTGTTCTACAAGTATATGATGGTGCTTGAAGGCAACCCGGAATTCACGCTGCACTTCAACGCCAGCGACGAGCTGTCGGCCAGCCAGAAGCACTATGCCGAGACGCAGCTGAAGCTGTTCAAGGATTGGTACGCCAATTGGGACGGGAAGAAGTAA
- a CDS encoding MFS transporter — MISNILAASLARRQIHYGWLVAATTFLTMLVTAGAMGGPAVLLISLQKEFAWTTSDISSAFAVRLVLFGLMGPFAAALMNKFGVRRMILTSLALIICGLAASLAMTEVWQLILLWGVVLGFGTGMTAMVLGATVATRWFTRRRGLVVGFLTASSATGQLVFIPLFIHIAEVAGWRWSIGLLCILLAIVAIVVAALMRDRPSDLGLVPYGDTGASVAGAAAAQAAAASHSIAFAALHALRDASRSWVFWVLAFTFFICGTSTNGLIQPHLIPFCLDFGVPEQTSANLLAMMGIFDFLGTVASGWLSDRFDNRWLLFWYYGLRGLSLLYLPASDFTFVGLGVFAMFYGLDWIATVPPTVKLCAERFGRERANLVFGWVFAAHQLGAAAAAYGAGWSRTELDTYLPAFFTAGALCLVASVLVITVKKHVKPVQVAAE; from the coding sequence ATGATCTCCAATATCCTTGCAGCCAGCCTCGCCCGTCGGCAAATCCATTACGGCTGGCTGGTGGCGGCGACCACCTTCCTCACCATGCTGGTGACGGCTGGCGCCATGGGCGGCCCGGCGGTGTTGTTGATATCGCTGCAGAAGGAATTTGCCTGGACCACTTCCGACATCTCCAGCGCCTTCGCCGTGCGCCTGGTGCTGTTCGGCCTGATGGGCCCGTTTGCCGCCGCCCTGATGAACAAGTTCGGCGTGCGGCGCATGATCCTCACATCACTGGCGCTCATCATCTGCGGCCTCGCCGCCTCGCTGGCGATGACCGAGGTCTGGCAGTTGATCCTGCTCTGGGGCGTGGTGCTGGGCTTCGGCACCGGCATGACGGCGATGGTGCTGGGCGCCACGGTGGCGACACGCTGGTTCACCCGGCGTCGCGGCCTGGTCGTGGGTTTCCTCACCGCCAGTTCCGCCACCGGCCAGTTGGTCTTCATCCCCCTCTTCATCCATATCGCCGAGGTTGCCGGTTGGCGCTGGTCGATCGGCCTGCTCTGCATCCTGCTCGCAATCGTGGCGATTGTCGTTGCCGCCCTCATGCGCGATCGGCCATCGGATCTTGGCCTCGTTCCTTATGGCGATACAGGTGCGTCGGTCGCCGGTGCTGCTGCGGCGCAAGCGGCAGCGGCCTCGCATTCAATTGCTTTCGCGGCCCTGCACGCCCTCCGGGACGCGTCGCGCTCCTGGGTGTTCTGGGTGCTCGCCTTCACTTTCTTCATTTGCGGCACCAGCACCAACGGCCTCATTCAGCCGCATCTCATCCCCTTCTGCCTCGATTTCGGCGTGCCGGAACAGACCAGCGCCAATCTGTTGGCGATGATGGGCATCTTCGACTTCCTCGGCACGGTGGCGTCAGGATGGCTCTCCGACCGCTTCGACAATCGCTGGCTGCTGTTCTGGTATTACGGCCTGCGCGGTCTCTCGCTGCTCTATCTGCCGGCGTCGGACTTCACCTTCGTCGGCCTCGGCGTCTTCGCCATGTTCTACGGCCTCGACTGGATCGCGACGGTCCCGCCGACCGTGAAACTCTGCGCCGAACGCTTCGGTCGCGAGCGCGCCAACCTCGTCTTCGGCTGGGTCTTTGCGGCGCATCAACTGGGTGCAGCGGCGGCGGCCTATGGCGCCGGCTGGTCTCGCACGGAACTCGATACCTATCTCCCCGCCTTCTTCACCGCCGGCGCCCTCTGCCTCGTCGCCTCGGTGCTTGTCATCACGGTGAAGAAGCACGTCAAGCCGGTCCAGGTGGCGGCGGAGTAA
- a CDS encoding DUF1289 domain-containing protein has protein sequence MKSPCIDICKFDGRTGWCVACGRTKEECRGWKKAPRPRLISLSAELPRRLAKLAARDAG, from the coding sequence ATGAAGTCACCCTGCATCGACATCTGCAAGTTCGACGGCCGCACCGGCTGGTGCGTCGCCTGCGGCCGCACCAAGGAAGAATGCCGCGGCTGGAAGAAAGCGCCGCGTCCAAGACTGATTTCCTTGAGCGCGGAACTGCCGCGCCGGCTTGCCAAGCTCGCGGCAAGGGACGCAGGCTGA
- a CDS encoding AsmA family protein, protein MKFFLRIVLGLVVVILLLIGGAVIWLTQADLKPIAERAASEALGRTVAAESFSVDWGAPLHIELTNLRIANAPWGSERDMITLKSFNADVEPMSLWRGVPVYQHMRAQGLKVVLERDKQGIGNWKFGSETSSGGFALIPKNRTQFPTLLDMVLKDALVTYRTYSGNTLRIQLDNVAIAAPDDVSAVTLKAAGAYNNTPLGLDATTGSFRDMRLADKPFRTDFEIFGKTARLSFKGTQMEPLDFDGVDGQAHLKAEELDNLLASFGADLVADYPLVIDAHLTKKGDHWELTRAKGQLDQGNFSGQLILDEGSKGAPDRVATELSFDRLDVDRLLAGQSSGAEPNLSAPGQSGVVLDAQLRADQFVYRFIRLRDVEVSGHMGPGVLALKSLRFPYAGGRVQASLDVKDRIAATAIVDGVDADKLAREMGAAAGDVTGKISGRIKLDMPSGTLREALGQSQGAAVISMSEGGLRRAILEQMSTDLRSLFREKEGSSPIRCMGGIVILKDGIAVVAPLRLMAKGAILNGGGTIDMAKRQVDLRLRSERKSTGFFALDLPIGISGSFDNLSAGLAGDGAKKWAPPPGPKATALDPDMQKLVSGNPCLN, encoded by the coding sequence GTGAAATTTTTCCTGCGCATCGTTCTTGGCCTAGTCGTCGTCATTCTCCTCCTCATCGGCGGGGCGGTGATCTGGCTGACCCAGGCCGATTTGAAACCGATCGCCGAACGGGCGGCGAGCGAAGCGTTGGGCCGCACCGTGGCCGCCGAGAGCTTCAGCGTCGACTGGGGCGCGCCGCTCCATATCGAACTCACCAATCTGCGTATCGCCAACGCGCCGTGGGGCAGCGAGCGTGACATGATCACGCTCAAGAGCTTCAACGCCGATGTCGAGCCGATGTCGCTGTGGCGTGGCGTTCCTGTTTATCAGCATATGCGGGCGCAAGGCCTCAAGGTCGTCCTGGAACGTGATAAGCAGGGCATCGGTAATTGGAAGTTCGGCAGTGAAACGTCAAGTGGCGGCTTTGCGCTTATTCCGAAAAACCGGACTCAATTTCCGACACTGCTCGACATGGTGCTGAAGGATGCGCTTGTCACCTACCGCACCTATTCAGGCAATACCTTGCGCATCCAGCTGGACAATGTCGCCATCGCGGCACCTGACGACGTCTCGGCGGTCACGCTGAAGGCAGCCGGTGCCTATAACAACACGCCTTTGGGCCTTGATGCGACGACTGGATCGTTCCGGGACATGCGCCTGGCGGATAAGCCGTTCCGCACTGATTTCGAAATTTTCGGCAAGACTGCGCGCCTCAGCTTCAAGGGCACGCAGATGGAGCCCTTGGATTTCGACGGTGTCGATGGTCAGGCCCATCTCAAGGCGGAGGAACTCGACAATCTGCTGGCAAGTTTCGGCGCCGATCTGGTCGCCGACTATCCCCTGGTCATCGATGCGCATTTGACCAAGAAGGGCGACCATTGGGAACTGACGCGTGCCAAGGGCCAGTTGGATCAAGGAAATTTCAGTGGCCAGCTGATCCTAGACGAGGGCAGCAAGGGCGCGCCGGACCGCGTTGCGACAGAACTCTCCTTTGACCGATTGGATGTCGATCGGCTTCTGGCTGGTCAGTCATCGGGTGCCGAGCCCAACCTGTCGGCGCCTGGCCAGTCGGGCGTTGTGCTGGATGCACAGCTGCGGGCCGATCAGTTCGTCTACCGCTTCATCAGGCTGCGTGATGTCGAGGTGAGCGGTCACATGGGGCCGGGTGTCCTGGCATTGAAGTCGCTGCGCTTTCCCTATGCCGGTGGGCGCGTGCAGGCGTCGCTTGACGTCAAAGATCGCATTGCTGCCACGGCCATCGTCGATGGCGTGGATGCCGACAAGCTGGCGCGCGAAATGGGGGCGGCGGCAGGCGATGTCACGGGAAAGATATCGGGGCGCATCAAACTTGATATGCCGAGCGGCACGCTGCGTGAGGCCCTGGGGCAAAGCCAGGGTGCTGCCGTCATCAGCATGAGCGAGGGAGGCTTACGCCGCGCGATCCTCGAACAGATGTCGACCGATCTGCGGTCCTTGTTTCGCGAAAAGGAAGGCAGTTCGCCGATCCGCTGCATGGGTGGGATCGTCATTCTGAAAGATGGGATCGCCGTGGTGGCACCGCTGCGCCTGATGGCCAAGGGGGCCATCCTCAATGGCGGCGGCACGATCGATATGGCCAAGCGACAGGTCGATCTGCGCCTGCGGTCGGAGCGCAAATCCACGGGCTTTTTCGCGCTGGATCTGCCGATCGGGATCAGCGGCAGCTTCGATAATCTGTCGGCGGGTCTTGCCGGGGATGGGGCCAAGAAATGGGCGCCACCGCCGGGGCCGAAGGCCACTGCGCTCGATCCCGACATGCAAAAGCTCGTGAGCGGCAATCCCTGCCTCAATTAG